One genomic window of Cannabis sativa cultivar Pink pepper isolate KNU-18-1 chromosome 2, ASM2916894v1, whole genome shotgun sequence includes the following:
- the LOC133029035 gene encoding F-box/WD-40 repeat-containing protein At3g52030-like, protein MKRGLLLTGGGDKVMRLWSLGNYKCLEEYSTPDSTSVIDFNFDEYKIVGLLGTRICIWRRDGARSVFPPCEGTFSKGLCMQYLDPEAMVGCEDGTVRVFDMYSKKCSRIIRMHTGSVTCLCVSDDQLVLSGSSLGNVSISSLSSDQQVSKLRTRDSTVTFCRTIRILWENRVSPNVLYSLQHLRNDSSTLVVGGIDGEVVSRIVLAGSISSSRDKNGIVARTRGARLAEDVHTLR, encoded by the exons ATGAAGAGGGGATTGCTTCTTACTGGTGGAGGTGATAAG GTTATGCGTCTCTGGTCGTTAGGAAACTATAAATGTTTGGAAGAATATTCAACACCAGACTCAACCTCTgtaattgacttcaattttGATGAATATAAG ATTGTTGGATTACTTGGCACTCGTATATGTATATGGAGGCGAGATGGGGCAAGAAGTGTATTTCCTCCTTGTGAGGGTACCTTTTCTAAGGGTTTATGCATGCA ATACTTAGATCCTGAGGCTATGGTCGGGTGTGAAGATGGAACAGTTCGTGTATTCGATATGTACAGTAAGAAATGCTCTCGGATAATTAG GATGCATACCGGGTCAGTGACGTGCTTATGTGTGAGCGACGATCAACTGGTACTCAGCGGTTCTTCTCTAGGCAATGTCAGCATCTCAAGTCTTTCGTCCGATCAACAGGTTTCCAAGCTAAGAACAAGAGATTCCACAG TTACATTTTGCAGGACAATAAGAATTTTATGGGAAAATCGAGTTAGCCCCAACGTTTTGTACTCCTTGCAACACCTAAGAAATGACTCATCAACATTAGTTGTGGGCGGGATAGACG GTGAAGTTGTTTCCAGAATTGTTTTGGCAGGAAGCATTTCAAGCTCTCGAGACAAGAATGGAATAGTTGCGAGAACAAGAGGAGCAAGGCTTGCAGAAGATGTTCACACATTAAGATAA